A window of the Candidatus Methylomirabilota bacterium genome harbors these coding sequences:
- a CDS encoding response regulator: protein MHEDTIKRARILIADDQPANVHLLERLLNSAGYTHIASTTDPCQILPLFEEFRPDLLLLDLLMPQLDGFAVMQQLQPLVSKGSYFPILALTADVAPETRRRALAAGARDFLTKPLDRTEVLLRIQNLLETRFLHQALQTQNDRLEEEVRERTERLLQTEKVATMGELLAGVAHELNNPLSVVTGRVGLLQSQLRDNPEVTRQLDKVAEAADRCARIVRNFLALARQRPPERQEVYLNLVVDEALDLVGYALRTDGVEVTLELADDLPVLWADVHQLHQVLVNLITNGHHAMREKSELRVLTIKTESDPSKSRVSLSIADTGPGIPPAVRARIFEPFFTTKPAGQGTGLGLSLCQGIVEAHGGSIEVESEVGMGTVFTIQLPVTAPERPPEAKVPEAADSGVAKRILIVDDEPDVTDLLADILAVDGHRVDKACNGVIALQKLRERRYDVILSDLRMPELDGPGLHDEAGRLDGSLAQRFIFITGDTLNLETRSFLDRVGAPTVTKPFDLNQVRRAVHRVSVD from the coding sequence ATGCACGAGGACACGATCAAGCGCGCCAGGATCCTGATCGCCGACGATCAACCGGCCAATGTCCATCTCCTCGAGCGCTTGCTGAACAGCGCGGGCTACACGCACATCGCGAGCACGACCGATCCTTGCCAGATCTTGCCCTTGTTCGAAGAGTTCCGGCCCGACCTGCTCCTCCTGGATCTGCTCATGCCACAGCTCGACGGCTTCGCGGTCATGCAGCAGCTCCAACCGCTCGTCTCCAAGGGCTCGTACTTCCCCATCCTGGCCCTCACGGCTGACGTCGCCCCGGAGACCAGGCGCCGGGCCCTCGCCGCCGGCGCCAGGGATTTCCTCACGAAGCCTCTGGACAGGACAGAAGTCCTCTTGCGCATTCAGAATCTCCTGGAGACCCGCTTCCTTCACCAGGCGCTCCAGACCCAGAACGACCGCCTCGAGGAGGAAGTTCGCGAGCGCACCGAGCGACTCCTACAAACAGAGAAGGTGGCCACCATGGGAGAGCTTCTGGCCGGTGTGGCCCACGAGCTCAACAACCCGCTCTCCGTGGTCACCGGTCGGGTCGGGCTCCTTCAGAGCCAGCTACGCGACAATCCCGAGGTGACCAGACAGCTCGACAAGGTGGCGGAAGCGGCCGACCGCTGTGCCCGCATCGTGCGGAACTTCCTCGCCCTGGCGCGCCAGCGTCCGCCGGAACGTCAGGAAGTCTATCTCAACCTCGTGGTGGACGAGGCGCTCGACCTGGTCGGCTATGCGCTGCGCACGGACGGGGTCGAGGTCACGCTCGAGCTGGCGGATGACTTGCCCGTCCTCTGGGCCGACGTTCACCAGCTGCATCAGGTGCTGGTCAACCTGATCACCAACGGCCACCACGCCATGCGCGAGAAATCGGAGCTGCGGGTGCTGACCATCAAGACGGAATCAGATCCGTCGAAGTCTCGGGTGAGCCTCTCGATCGCCGATACCGGGCCCGGGATCCCGCCCGCGGTTCGAGCGAGAATCTTCGAGCCATTCTTCACGACGAAACCCGCCGGCCAGGGAACCGGCCTGGGGCTGTCCCTGTGCCAGGGTATCGTGGAAGCGCACGGCGGGAGCATCGAGGTCGAGAGCGAGGTGGGGATGGGGACGGTCTTCACCATCCAGCTCCCCGTCACCGCTCCGGAGCGGCCGCCCGAGGCCAAGGTCCCGGAGGCCGCGGACTCGGGCGTCGCGAAGCGGATTCTGATCGTCGATGACGAGCCGGATGTCACGGATCTCCTGGCCGACATTCTGGCCGTCGACGGGCACCGGGTCGACAAGGCCTGCAACGGGGTGATCGCCCTGCAAAAGCTCAGGGAACGCCGCTATGACGTGATCCTGAGTGATCTCCGAATGCCGGAGCTCGACGGCCCGGGACTCCACGACGAGGCGGGGCGCCTCGACGGCAGCCTCGCGCAGCGGTTCATCTTCATCACGGGGGACACGCTCAACCTGGAGACGAGGAGCTTTCTCGACAGGGTGGGCGCTCCCACGGTGACCAAGCCGTTCGATCTGAACCAGGTCCGCCGCGCCGTCCACCGAGTTTCCGTCGACTAA
- a CDS encoding LLM class flavin-dependent oxidoreductase — MHFGVFLEERRRGVTEAETFQETLALVDAAEAWGLDEIWLGEIHFNGNRSVQSAPLALSAFIAARTRRIRVGTAVQVLPLSNPLNLAEQVATVDQLSQGRFDFGIGRSGSARAYDILGIPYGESQARFLEALEVLREAWKGKTFTYEGKFYQFKNATVSPMPHQLPHPPMRMASNSEETFLYVARLGLPIFVGLRDHDIPSLEIHLGAYRKAWKEAGHAGNPDAFLRIPVYCADTETEALEEPKENMTYFFKRHLELVQSGMGRRDTGSATRRQTLAAKVGGLTYDEILKTRVAFGTPSRVIERLGEVAEQLGLSGIVAELNPGGLLPLEKMRRTLHFLTHEVMPAFR; from the coding sequence GGAGAGGCGGCGCGGCGTCACCGAGGCCGAGACGTTTCAGGAGACGCTCGCGCTGGTGGACGCGGCCGAGGCCTGGGGCCTCGACGAGATCTGGCTCGGCGAGATCCACTTCAACGGGAATCGGTCGGTGCAGTCGGCGCCCCTGGCCCTCTCGGCCTTCATCGCCGCGCGCACGCGGCGAATCCGCGTGGGCACGGCCGTGCAGGTCTTGCCCCTCAGCAATCCCCTGAACCTCGCCGAACAGGTGGCCACGGTGGACCAGTTGAGCCAGGGACGCTTCGATTTCGGCATCGGCCGGAGCGGCTCGGCGCGCGCCTATGACATCCTGGGGATCCCCTATGGCGAGAGCCAGGCGCGGTTCCTCGAAGCCCTCGAGGTCCTGCGCGAGGCGTGGAAGGGGAAGACGTTCACCTACGAGGGCAAGTTCTACCAGTTCAAGAACGCAACCGTCTCGCCCATGCCGCACCAGCTTCCCCACCCGCCCATGCGCATGGCCTCGAACTCGGAGGAGACGTTCCTGTACGTGGCTCGGCTCGGCCTTCCCATCTTCGTGGGTCTACGCGACCACGACATTCCCTCGCTGGAGATCCACCTCGGCGCGTATCGCAAGGCCTGGAAGGAGGCGGGACACGCGGGAAATCCGGATGCCTTCCTGCGCATTCCCGTCTATTGCGCGGACACCGAGACCGAGGCCCTCGAGGAGCCGAAGGAGAACATGACCTACTTCTTCAAGCGGCATCTCGAGCTGGTGCAGTCGGGGATGGGCCGCCGTGACACGGGCTCGGCGACGCGGCGCCAGACCCTGGCCGCCAAGGTGGGCGGGCTGACCTACGACGAGATCTTGAAGACCCGAGTCGCCTTCGGGACACCCAGCCGCGTGATCGAACGCCTCGGCGAAGTGGCGGAGCAGCTCGGCCTGAGCGGCATCGTGGCCGAGCTGAATCCGGGCGGCCTGCTCCCCCTGGAGAAAATGCGGCGCACCCTGCACTTTCTCACGCACGAGGTGATGCCTGCCTTCCGCTGA